A window of the Streptomyces sp. NBC_00454 genome harbors these coding sequences:
- the pepN gene encoding aminopeptidase N, with protein sequence MSALTRNEAQLRAQLLDVRHYEVALDLTTGDETFESRTVIRFDARTAGDTFVELKPDELHSVELDGHPLDPAALTDGRLPLTGLTEGPHELRLEARMRYSRTGEGLHRFTDPADGETYVYTQMFLDDVQRVFPAFDQPDLKAVFEFTVTAPAQWTVLANGITTRVGAPEGSGEGEGNGDGDGPGIWKSAPTPVISTYLAAVAAGPWHSIRTEHAGIPFGLHCRRSLAPYLDADAEEILSLTTDCYDRFHEKFTEPYPFDSYDQAFVPEFNAGAMENPGLVTFRDEYVFRSAVTDNERQRRAVTIAHEMAHMWFGDLVTLSWWDDIWLNESFAEYMGYQTLVEATRFTEPWTGFAMERKPWGYDADQRPSTHPVAPDAASVPDTASALLNFDGISYAKGASALRQLVAWLGEKDFLAGINTHFARHKFANASLAEFVDSLAAHTDRDVHAWAETWLRTTGVDTLAPRIEESRGGWTLTVERTGSRTHHLAAGLYDRATDGALEPREILALDVPSEEILSVSGPRPALLVLNDGDLTYAKVRLDETSLEAALRGVSRIPDPLTRAVVWNSLRDMVRDGELAAADYLATAEAHVPGETNLEIVQNVLGFARAQIADRYLAPEHRTAALATLTSVTRALLRRTEDGSDPGLRLVAVRAFIDSATQPDTVAAWLAEGTVPGGPELDPELRWRILARLSVLGAVTDRDIDEALAADPSATGQEGAARCRAALPTAEAKAAAWDRLFHDDTLSNYLFTATAQGFWQPEQADLLRDYVARYYPEAIAVGARRGPAIGEAAGRRAFPVHHADEANLQAGHAALQDPEIIPMLRRVLVDQLDDLARTLRVRGA encoded by the coding sequence ATGTCCGCATTGACGCGCAATGAAGCGCAGCTCCGAGCCCAGCTCCTCGACGTCCGCCACTACGAGGTCGCCCTCGACCTCACCACCGGCGACGAAACCTTCGAGTCCCGCACCGTGATCCGGTTCGACGCCCGAACCGCCGGAGACACCTTCGTCGAGCTGAAACCGGACGAACTGCACTCCGTAGAGCTCGACGGACATCCCCTGGACCCCGCCGCCCTCACTGACGGCCGCCTCCCGCTCACGGGCCTCACCGAAGGCCCCCACGAGCTCCGCCTCGAAGCCCGCATGCGCTACTCCCGCACCGGCGAAGGCCTCCACCGCTTCACCGACCCCGCGGACGGGGAGACGTACGTCTACACCCAGATGTTCCTGGACGACGTCCAGCGAGTCTTCCCGGCCTTCGACCAGCCCGACCTGAAGGCCGTCTTCGAGTTCACCGTCACCGCCCCCGCCCAGTGGACCGTCCTCGCCAACGGCATCACCACGCGCGTCGGCGCCCCCGAAGGCTCAGGCGAAGGCGAAGGCAACGGCGACGGCGACGGCCCGGGCATCTGGAAGTCCGCCCCCACCCCCGTCATCTCCACCTACCTCGCCGCCGTCGCCGCAGGCCCCTGGCACAGCATCCGCACCGAGCACGCCGGAATCCCCTTCGGCCTCCACTGCCGCCGCTCCCTCGCCCCGTACCTCGACGCGGACGCGGAGGAGATCCTCTCCCTCACCACCGACTGCTACGACCGCTTCCACGAGAAGTTCACCGAGCCCTACCCCTTCGACTCCTACGACCAGGCCTTCGTACCGGAGTTCAACGCGGGCGCCATGGAGAACCCGGGCCTGGTCACCTTCCGGGACGAGTACGTCTTCCGCTCCGCCGTCACCGACAACGAACGCCAGCGGCGCGCCGTGACCATCGCCCACGAGATGGCCCACATGTGGTTCGGCGACCTCGTCACCCTCAGCTGGTGGGACGACATCTGGCTCAACGAGTCCTTCGCCGAATACATGGGCTACCAGACCCTCGTCGAAGCCACCCGCTTCACCGAGCCCTGGACCGGATTCGCCATGGAACGCAAGCCCTGGGGCTACGACGCCGACCAGCGCCCCTCCACCCACCCCGTCGCCCCCGACGCGGCCTCCGTCCCCGACACCGCCTCCGCGCTCCTCAACTTCGACGGCATCTCCTACGCCAAGGGCGCCTCCGCACTGCGCCAACTCGTCGCCTGGCTCGGCGAGAAGGACTTCCTGGCCGGCATCAACACCCACTTCGCCCGCCACAAGTTCGCCAACGCCTCCCTCGCCGAATTCGTCGACTCCCTCGCCGCCCACACCGACCGCGACGTCCACGCCTGGGCCGAGACCTGGCTGCGCACCACCGGAGTCGACACCCTCGCACCGCGCATCGAGGAGAGCCGCGGCGGCTGGACCCTCACCGTGGAGCGCACCGGCAGCCGCACCCACCACCTCGCGGCCGGCCTCTACGACCGGGCCACCGACGGAGCCCTCGAACCCCGGGAGATCCTCGCCCTCGACGTCCCCTCCGAGGAGATCCTCTCCGTCAGCGGACCCCGCCCCGCCCTCCTCGTCCTCAACGACGGCGACCTCACCTACGCCAAGGTCCGCCTCGACGAGACCTCGCTGGAAGCCGCCCTGCGCGGGGTCTCCCGCATCCCCGACCCGCTCACCCGCGCCGTCGTCTGGAACTCCCTGCGCGACATGGTCCGCGACGGCGAACTGGCCGCCGCCGACTACCTGGCGACCGCCGAAGCCCACGTACCCGGGGAAACGAACCTGGAGATCGTCCAGAACGTACTCGGCTTCGCCCGCGCCCAGATCGCCGACCGCTACCTCGCCCCCGAACACCGCACCGCAGCCCTCGCCACCCTCACCTCCGTCACCCGCGCCCTGCTGCGGCGCACCGAGGACGGCTCCGACCCCGGCCTGCGGCTCGTCGCCGTCCGCGCCTTCATCGACAGCGCGACCCAGCCCGACACCGTGGCCGCCTGGCTCGCCGAAGGCACCGTCCCCGGCGGCCCCGAACTCGACCCCGAGCTGCGCTGGCGCATCCTGGCCCGGCTGTCCGTCCTGGGCGCCGTCACCGACCGGGACATCGACGAAGCCCTCGCCGCGGACCCCAGCGCCACCGGCCAGGAAGGCGCGGCCCGCTGCCGCGCCGCCCTGCCCACAGCCGAGGCGAAGGCCGCCGCCTGGGACCGGCTCTTCCACGACGACACCCTGTCCAACTACCTCTTCACCGCCACCGCCCAGGGCTTCTGGCAGCCCGAACAGGCCGACCTCCTCCGGGACTACGTAGCCCGCTACTACCCCGAGGCCATCGCAGTCGGAGCCCGCCGCGGCCCGGCCATCGGCGAGGCCGCCGGCCGCCGGGCCTTCCCCGTCCACCACGCCGACGAGGCCAACCTCCAGGCCGGCCACGCCGCCCTGCAGGACCCGGAGATCATCCCGATGCTGCGCCGCGTGCTCGTCGACCAGCTCGACGACCTCGCCCGCACCCTGCGGGTACGCGGCGCGTAG